In one Aeromicrobium wangtongii genomic region, the following are encoded:
- a CDS encoding AMP-binding protein, producing the protein MLFPLTVNDFLDRALAVYPDRIAIVDEPDQPAESWGEITYAELGRRARSQAATLDELGVPVGGRVAIVSHNAARLLTSFYGVSGWGRVLVPVNFRLSVPEIQYIVEHSGAEVLMVDPDLRHLIDEVQCKHRFVLGEDDDRIWGSAAQPKPWDADQVEKENASATINYTSGTTARPKGVELTHRNCWINAAVFGWQATVTDRDVYLHTLPMFHVNGWGQPLTATAVGAKHVIIRKIDGGEILRRIEEHGVTYLCAAPAVVTSVLDAAKDWEGEIPGRDRVRIIVAGAPPPTSTIEKVRSDLGWEFIQIYGLTETAPLLTMSRMREEWEDLPSIEQARLLGRAGAPAVGVRIMVDDTGEILAQTNTALKSYWENPEATAEAQAGNWFHTGDGGTFEDGYVTIADRKKDVIITGGENVTSIEVEDALMSHSAVREAAVIGIPDEKWGEMVTALIVLEPGEQATAEEIIAHCRANLAGYKCPKRIEFREELARTATGKLQKFKLRQEFWADRGRQIN; encoded by the coding sequence ATGCTCTTCCCACTGACCGTCAACGACTTTCTCGACCGCGCGCTCGCGGTCTATCCCGATCGCATCGCGATCGTGGACGAGCCGGACCAGCCTGCGGAGTCGTGGGGCGAGATCACCTACGCCGAGCTGGGTCGCCGTGCCCGCAGCCAGGCCGCGACCCTCGACGAGCTCGGAGTGCCGGTGGGTGGGCGCGTCGCGATCGTGTCGCACAACGCCGCACGCCTGCTGACGTCGTTCTACGGCGTCTCGGGCTGGGGTCGCGTGCTCGTGCCGGTCAACTTCCGCCTGAGCGTCCCGGAGATCCAGTACATCGTGGAGCACTCCGGTGCCGAGGTGCTGATGGTGGACCCCGATCTTCGCCACCTGATCGACGAGGTCCAGTGCAAGCACCGCTTCGTGCTTGGCGAGGACGACGACCGCATCTGGGGCTCTGCGGCCCAGCCGAAGCCGTGGGATGCCGATCAGGTCGAGAAGGAGAACGCCTCGGCGACGATCAACTACACGTCGGGCACCACGGCGCGCCCCAAGGGCGTCGAGCTGACGCACCGCAACTGCTGGATCAATGCCGCAGTGTTCGGATGGCAGGCCACCGTGACCGATCGCGACGTGTACCTGCACACGCTGCCGATGTTCCATGTCAACGGCTGGGGTCAGCCACTCACCGCTACCGCGGTGGGCGCCAAGCACGTCATCATCCGCAAGATCGACGGTGGCGAGATCCTGCGTCGTATCGAGGAACACGGCGTCACGTATCTGTGCGCCGCGCCAGCCGTCGTGACCTCGGTCCTCGACGCCGCGAAGGACTGGGAAGGCGAGATCCCGGGCCGTGACCGCGTGCGAATCATCGTCGCGGGCGCACCGCCGCCCACCAGCACGATCGAGAAGGTCCGCTCCGACCTGGGCTGGGAGTTCATCCAGATCTACGGCCTGACCGAGACCGCTCCGCTGTTGACCATGAGCCGCATGCGCGAGGAGTGGGAGGACCTCCCGTCCATCGAGCAGGCGCGTCTGCTGGGTCGCGCGGGCGCTCCGGCCGTCGGCGTGCGAATCATGGTCGATGACACCGGCGAGATCTTGGCACAGACGAACACCGCACTGAAGTCGTACTGGGAAAACCCCGAGGCGACCGCCGAGGCGCAGGCCGGCAACTGGTTCCATACCGGTGACGGCGGCACGTTCGAGGATGGTTACGTCACGATCGCCGATCGCAAGAAGGACGTCATCATCACCGGCGGCGAGAACGTCACGTCGATCGAGGTCGAGGATGCACTGATGTCGCACTCGGCGGTGCGCGAGGCGGCCGTGATTGGCATCCCCGACGAGAAGTGGGGCGAGATGGTCACCGCACTGATCGTGCTCGAGCCCGGCGAGCAGGCCACGGCCGAGGAGATCATTGCGCACTGCCGGGCGAACCTAGCGGGCTACAAGTGTCCCAAGCGCATCGAGTTTCGTGAAGAGCTCGCGCGGACCGCGACCGGCAAGCTGCAGAAGTTCAAACTGCGTCAGGAGTTCTGGGCCGACCGCGGCCGCCAGATCAACTGA
- a CDS encoding MMPL family transporter, producing MLLSVLVVAASAGFGKQLDDSMAAPGTDSQAAADLLASADSGAGGLTAYVVATPGQDGVTFVDSRPARVDLDRLESALSELPKTLGTTQEVAPDGRVALLRVQYPEIGELATSDLAALKDVLAESRASSSLQLEAGGDLYFSFEQPPANVGEVVGLVVAAVILVVAFGSLLAAGLPLAVALFGLLVGASLIPLLGLLLDVPVWAPVMAAMVGLGVGIDYALFLLSRHREYLTAGVPAAESVGRSLATAGQAVVFAGTTVVVAILGLAFAGLPFVTAGGVAVAAVVLVMVLAAITLLPALLGLAGQRLQARGLLARRGKERRRGTDAAVLRWSRWGAHVTRHAAAYAVAGTLLLLALAAPVLALRLGLPDQGSYPQERTERRAYDLVAEGFGPGATGPMVVAVDLSRDPSVVEPLVSALAADPGIASAAAAPVEATSDVAVIIAQPTTTPQDAETVRTLDRLRSQVLPAALAGSPATAHVGGYTATMSDLSQRVEERLPIILVAVVAMSYLLLMVLFRSVLVPLKAAALNLLSVAASYGVLVMVFQWGWAASLIGLESTVPIISFIPLFMFAILFGLSMDYEVFLLSRVREEYLRTGDNGYAVVRGIGVTARTISCGAAIMVSVFVGFGFGDDPVLKMLGLGLATAVFLDATLVRLVLVPATMKLLGDANWWLPAWLDRLLPKLDLDGAADTLPAEDEPDLGQQVPQLEVRNGGSA from the coding sequence GTGCTCCTCTCTGTCCTGGTCGTCGCTGCCTCAGCCGGCTTCGGGAAGCAGCTGGACGACTCGATGGCGGCGCCCGGGACCGACTCCCAGGCCGCCGCCGACCTGCTGGCGAGCGCCGACAGCGGTGCCGGCGGGCTCACGGCATACGTCGTGGCGACGCCCGGGCAGGACGGTGTCACGTTCGTGGACTCCCGCCCGGCCAGGGTCGACCTGGACCGGCTGGAGTCGGCCCTGAGTGAGCTGCCGAAGACGCTGGGCACGACCCAGGAGGTCGCGCCGGACGGCCGGGTGGCACTGCTGCGGGTGCAGTACCCCGAGATCGGCGAGCTCGCCACCTCCGACCTGGCAGCGCTCAAGGACGTCCTGGCGGAGTCGAGGGCGTCGTCGTCGCTGCAGCTCGAAGCCGGCGGTGACCTCTACTTCAGCTTCGAGCAGCCGCCCGCCAACGTGGGCGAGGTGGTCGGCCTGGTGGTCGCGGCGGTGATCCTGGTGGTGGCCTTCGGGTCGTTGCTGGCCGCCGGGCTGCCGCTGGCGGTGGCGCTGTTCGGGCTGCTGGTGGGTGCCAGCCTGATCCCGCTGCTCGGGCTGCTGCTCGACGTCCCCGTCTGGGCGCCGGTGATGGCGGCCATGGTCGGGCTGGGGGTGGGCATCGACTACGCCCTGTTCCTGCTGTCGCGCCACCGGGAGTACCTCACCGCGGGCGTCCCGGCCGCGGAGTCAGTGGGGCGCTCACTGGCGACCGCGGGGCAGGCCGTCGTCTTTGCCGGCACCACCGTCGTGGTGGCGATCCTCGGGCTGGCCTTCGCCGGGCTCCCGTTCGTCACCGCCGGTGGCGTGGCCGTCGCCGCGGTGGTGCTGGTGATGGTGCTCGCGGCGATCACGCTGCTGCCGGCGCTGCTCGGGCTGGCCGGCCAGCGTCTCCAGGCGCGCGGGCTCCTGGCCCGGCGCGGCAAGGAGCGCCGTCGGGGGACCGACGCTGCGGTGCTGCGGTGGTCCCGCTGGGGTGCGCACGTCACGCGGCACGCCGCGGCGTACGCCGTCGCCGGCACACTGCTGCTGCTCGCGCTCGCCGCGCCCGTGCTCGCGCTGCGGCTGGGACTGCCGGACCAGGGCAGCTACCCCCAGGAGCGCACCGAGCGGCGAGCGTACGACCTGGTCGCCGAGGGCTTCGGGCCCGGCGCCACCGGGCCGATGGTCGTGGCCGTGGACCTGTCCCGGGACCCGTCCGTGGTGGAGCCGTTGGTCTCGGCCCTGGCTGCCGACCCGGGCATCGCCTCCGCCGCAGCCGCCCCCGTGGAAGCGACCTCCGACGTCGCCGTGATCATCGCCCAACCGACGACGACCCCGCAGGATGCCGAGACCGTACGCACGCTGGACCGGCTGCGCAGTCAGGTGCTGCCCGCCGCGCTGGCTGGCAGCCCGGCGACCGCGCATGTCGGCGGCTACACCGCCACCATGTCCGACCTCAGCCAGCGTGTCGAGGAACGGCTGCCGATCATCCTGGTCGCGGTCGTGGCGATGTCGTACCTGCTGCTGATGGTGCTGTTCCGTTCCGTCCTGGTGCCGCTCAAGGCAGCGGCGCTGAACCTGTTGAGCGTGGCTGCGTCGTACGGCGTGCTGGTGATGGTCTTCCAATGGGGCTGGGCCGCGAGCCTGATCGGGCTGGAGTCAACGGTGCCGATCATCTCGTTCATCCCGCTGTTCATGTTCGCGATCCTGTTCGGGCTGTCGATGGACTACGAGGTCTTCCTGCTCTCACGGGTGCGCGAGGAGTATCTGCGCACGGGCGACAACGGCTACGCCGTGGTGCGGGGGATCGGGGTCACTGCGCGGACGATCTCGTGCGGCGCGGCGATCATGGTGTCGGTCTTCGTCGGCTTCGGGTTCGGCGACGACCCCGTTCTCAAGATGCTCGGCCTCGGCCTCGCGACCGCGGTGTTCCTCGACGCGACGCTGGTGCGCCTCGTGCTGGTGCCCGCGACGATGAAGCTGCTCGGCGACGCCAACTGGTGGCTTCCGGCGTGGCTGGACCGGCTGTTGCCGAAGCTGGACCTGGACGGAGCGGCTGACACCCTTCCCGCTGAGGACGAACCCGACTTGGGCCAGCAGGTTCCACAGCTCGAGGTACGGAATGGTGGGTCTGCGTAG
- a CDS encoding bactofilin family protein: protein MDVITDEHEGDLIVDDGSDVDVQGTVAGSCEVRGGKLGVHGTVTGDVTVLAGSVTVAGTIAGDLVVSDGTVDVHGTIVGRLIDHGDSQITVHPGSHINGTEAPTIGA, encoded by the coding sequence ATGGACGTGATCACAGATGAGCACGAGGGCGACCTCATCGTGGACGACGGAAGCGACGTCGACGTCCAAGGCACGGTCGCTGGCTCGTGCGAAGTCCGCGGCGGAAAACTGGGGGTGCACGGCACAGTGACCGGAGACGTGACGGTCCTGGCAGGCTCGGTCACGGTGGCCGGCACGATCGCCGGTGACCTCGTGGTCAGCGACGGCACGGTCGACGTGCACGGCACGATCGTGGGCCGACTCATCGATCATGGCGACAGCCAAATCACGGTTCATCCCGGGTCGCACATCAACGGCACCGAGGCACCCACGATAGGGGCATGA
- a CDS encoding VOC family protein: protein MKSIALPIADRERSYRFYRALGMDTPGAEAEDGVPEPLVVDVHGFAVILVPTEGFRYVLNGRPISPPSASECILTIELTEPSDVDSWHRTVLTAGGTSISAPAVRPWGYTAVVTDPDGHAWEATAPGIEHPV, encoded by the coding sequence ATGAAGTCGATCGCCCTACCCATCGCCGACCGCGAGCGGTCGTACCGGTTCTACCGCGCCCTCGGCATGGATACTCCCGGCGCAGAGGCTGAAGACGGGGTGCCCGAACCGCTAGTCGTCGACGTACACGGATTCGCTGTCATCCTCGTCCCGACCGAGGGCTTCCGCTACGTACTCAACGGGCGACCAATCAGCCCACCTTCCGCCAGCGAGTGCATCCTCACCATCGAGCTAACCGAGCCGTCCGACGTCGATTCCTGGCACCGCACTGTGCTCACTGCTGGAGGCACATCTATCTCAGCCCCCGCAGTCAGACCTTGGGGATACACAGCCGTCGTTACCGACCCAGACGGCCACGCCTGGGAGGCGACCGCACCAGGCATCGAGCACCCCGTCTGA
- a CDS encoding DUF480 domain-containing protein, translated as MRELPVLDAIDQRILGSLLEKQTTVPATYPLSAKALVSACNQTSSRDPVTDLDQQIVERTAKSLKDRGLLRIVWSDTGRRTLKYHQILDEHLALEPDERALLTVLLLRGAQAPGELRTRTERLHGFADRGQVGECLRRMAGRPQPLVCELERSSGQQHPRWIHLLGAAPEQTSGETDPAGRADPSRIHVTQIIADLHVPDLPASRSFYSDYLGLAEEEFNLGWVARHTSPVSRATLQVMTSDATAPADPVVSVMVDDVEAAYRQAQERGYEIVHPLTTEAWGVTRFFVRAPDGNVLNVVQQHTS; from the coding sequence GTGAGAGAACTCCCCGTCCTCGATGCGATTGACCAGCGTATCCTCGGCAGCCTGCTGGAGAAGCAGACGACCGTGCCCGCCACCTATCCCCTCTCCGCAAAGGCACTGGTGTCGGCGTGCAACCAGACGAGCAGCCGCGACCCCGTCACCGACCTCGACCAGCAGATCGTCGAGCGGACCGCGAAGTCGCTCAAGGATCGCGGGCTGCTGCGGATCGTGTGGTCCGACACCGGGCGCCGGACACTGAAGTACCACCAGATCCTCGACGAGCATCTCGCCCTCGAGCCCGACGAGCGCGCGCTGCTTACGGTCCTGCTGCTCCGCGGCGCGCAGGCGCCGGGTGAGTTGCGCACCCGCACCGAGCGATTGCACGGGTTCGCCGACCGGGGCCAGGTCGGGGAGTGTCTGCGCCGAATGGCCGGCCGCCCGCAACCGCTGGTGTGCGAACTCGAGCGCTCGTCCGGCCAGCAGCATCCGCGCTGGATCCACCTCCTGGGCGCCGCGCCGGAGCAGACCTCAGGCGAAACCGACCCAGCTGGGCGTGCCGACCCGTCGCGCATCCACGTCACGCAGATCATCGCCGACCTCCACGTGCCCGACCTCCCCGCCTCCAGGAGCTTCTACAGCGACTACCTCGGGTTAGCCGAAGAGGAGTTCAACCTGGGCTGGGTGGCCCGCCACACGTCGCCGGTATCCAGGGCGACGCTCCAGGTGATGACCAGCGATGCGACCGCGCCCGCGGACCCCGTCGTGTCGGTCATGGTCGACGACGTCGAAGCCGCCTACCGCCAAGCGCAGGAGCGTGGGTACGAGATCGTGCATCCCCTGACAACCGAGGCATGGGGCGTGACTCGCTTCTTCGTCCGCGCTCCCGATGGCAACGTGCTCAACGTCGTACAGCAGCACACAAGCTGA
- a CDS encoding VOC family protein: MTVRVSGVLQHSVWASLVSDDAQALRGWLLQLGFAEDLLIPGERMDAIHHCQLDWPEGGRILLSSTGERPTPCRPGTASLHVVTADPDAVLARAISLDARVVREIVDQTDYPSRDFTAADPDGNHWTFATFAG, encoded by the coding sequence ATGACCGTCCGGGTTAGTGGGGTGTTGCAGCACAGCGTCTGGGCGAGCCTGGTCAGCGATGACGCCCAGGCCCTTCGCGGTTGGCTGCTCCAACTCGGGTTCGCCGAAGACCTTCTGATTCCCGGTGAGCGTATGGATGCCATTCACCACTGCCAGCTCGACTGGCCCGAGGGTGGGCGGATCCTGCTCTCAAGCACCGGTGAGCGACCCACACCGTGCCGGCCGGGGACCGCCTCGCTGCACGTGGTGACCGCAGATCCAGACGCGGTGTTGGCTCGCGCAATTTCACTGGACGCGAGAGTCGTGCGCGAGATAGTCGACCAGACCGACTACCCGTCGCGCGACTTCACGGCGGCTGACCCCGACGGCAACCATTGGACTTTCGCAACGTTCGCAGGCTAG
- a CDS encoding Imm51 family immunity protein, protein MNNLFRRHTDDDGSSLTFDCDTPVDGAITAAGGEPTGYFWDGVLAFVAPELAEGLEFDSEGSMFCAYGAVDDLDEAQRVLKLYMTDTDKVLALMERAESAGVTLGEPFDDEDDDQRPGFLARLLKRG, encoded by the coding sequence ATGAACAACCTGTTTCGACGGCACACTGACGACGACGGCTCATCGCTGACCTTCGATTGCGACACACCCGTCGACGGGGCGATCACCGCGGCCGGCGGGGAACCAACCGGCTACTTCTGGGACGGTGTTCTCGCGTTCGTGGCACCCGAACTGGCGGAAGGCCTTGAATTCGACTCTGAGGGGAGCATGTTCTGCGCCTATGGTGCCGTCGATGATCTCGACGAGGCACAACGGGTCTTGAAGCTGTACATGACCGATACCGACAAAGTGCTCGCCCTGATGGAACGGGCGGAGTCTGCCGGCGTGACCCTCGGCGAGCCATTTGACGACGAGGATGACGACCAACGCCCGGGTTTCCTTGCACGCCTGCTCAAGCGCGGGTAG
- a CDS encoding PaaI family thioesterase produces the protein MTDNKRNFMSTIGANSPDSGDGRATLTLDADDRHLNAAGTIHGGLLATLVDATMGAAIRSAVEGESPVTSQLTLTYLHPGEPGRLIVTAQVRKRGDSLVVCEADVEQEGKSLVHALATFALLKN, from the coding sequence GTGACTGACAACAAGCGCAACTTCATGTCGACGATCGGCGCCAATTCTCCCGACTCAGGTGACGGACGAGCGACGCTGACTTTGGATGCCGATGACCGGCACCTCAACGCGGCGGGCACTATTCATGGGGGCCTGCTTGCCACCCTGGTCGACGCGACGATGGGCGCAGCTATCCGAAGTGCCGTCGAGGGCGAGAGCCCTGTTACCAGTCAGCTCACGCTCACCTATTTGCACCCTGGCGAGCCCGGTCGGCTCATCGTCACAGCCCAGGTGCGCAAGCGCGGGGACAGTCTCGTTGTCTGCGAGGCGGACGTTGAGCAGGAAGGCAAGTCACTGGTGCATGCGCTGGCTACGTTCGCATTGTTGAAGAACTGA
- a CDS encoding DUF2283 domain-containing protein: MDSINCTVNVSHDAEVDAAYIAFPGFENESFPTQVTVDHARLKELGVDVILDLTQDGCLAGIEILGATVLLNGRMLPKGQ; encoded by the coding sequence ATGGACTCGATCAACTGCACCGTCAATGTCAGTCACGATGCCGAGGTAGACGCCGCATACATCGCGTTTCCCGGATTCGAGAACGAGTCCTTCCCGACGCAAGTGACGGTTGACCATGCCAGACTGAAGGAACTTGGCGTGGACGTCATCTTGGATCTGACGCAAGACGGTTGTCTGGCCGGTATTGAGATACTTGGCGCCACCGTCCTCCTAAATGGTCGGATGCTTCCGAAGGGTCAATAG
- a CDS encoding toll/interleukin-1 receptor domain-containing protein, protein MAQCTAPVEGHRTSSGAANCPACSGRSSYRSYSSYYSPPSYYSLPGSSRGSGSLSGGGNSNSGRPRWSPANSSVSYTSDEVAALDRYRDTVEGAGPRAVSYDLFLCHAWDDRRETATELHDLLEAEGVSVWFSEKDILLGQPFMREIDKGLAKTRIGLVLITPAFLKRIDSGGVSEKELSELLSRDLLIPVAHGVTYDEIRTVSPLLGSRNGLSTEEDSIENIAKKITELVAV, encoded by the coding sequence ATGGCTCAGTGCACAGCTCCCGTTGAAGGTCACCGCACGTCAAGCGGCGCCGCCAACTGCCCCGCGTGCTCCGGCCGGTCGTCGTACCGGTCCTACTCGTCCTACTACTCACCTCCGTCCTACTACTCGTTGCCCGGATCGTCCCGCGGTAGCGGCAGTCTTTCCGGCGGCGGTAATAGCAACTCCGGCCGTCCTCGGTGGTCGCCGGCAAACTCATCCGTCAGCTACACCTCCGACGAAGTTGCGGCGCTGGACCGTTACCGTGACACAGTCGAGGGGGCGGGACCGCGGGCTGTTTCCTACGACTTGTTTCTCTGTCACGCGTGGGACGACCGACGTGAGACCGCAACTGAACTGCACGACCTTCTCGAAGCCGAAGGTGTGTCGGTTTGGTTCAGCGAGAAGGACATCCTTCTTGGTCAGCCGTTCATGCGGGAGATTGATAAGGGTCTGGCTAAGACACGAATTGGGCTTGTCCTCATCACGCCTGCGTTCCTTAAGCGCATAGACAGCGGCGGAGTGTCTGAGAAGGAGCTCTCGGAACTGCTCTCGCGTGACTTGCTGATCCCCGTCGCGCACGGAGTTACCTACGACGAGATTCGCACGGTGAGTCCGCTCCTCGGCTCCCGCAACGGGCTGAGCACTGAAGAGGACTCGATCGAGAACATCGCAAAGAAGATCACCGAACTGGTTGCCGTCTAG
- a CDS encoding putative bifunctional diguanylate cyclase/phosphodiesterase: MDLRTGKVHGFEALVRWDHPDRGAIAPSGFIEVAEKSGLISQIGTWACATAIAQAVELNTGSAGPVQMSVNISARQLGEARFADTVLSLLRAAGLEPGLLTLELTETGLITDAPQVGENVRDLHEHGVHLSIDDFGTGHASFAYLNEFPIDEIKIDKSYVDGLDTSPESTAIVVSCIELAHALSVAVVAEGVETQAQLSCLTELGCDIAQGYLYSRPLRAEDLDSWLTDHR, from the coding sequence CTGGATCTCCGCACGGGCAAGGTCCACGGCTTTGAGGCGCTCGTCCGATGGGACCACCCGGATCGCGGAGCCATCGCGCCGTCAGGATTCATCGAGGTGGCGGAGAAGAGCGGGTTGATCAGCCAGATCGGCACCTGGGCGTGCGCCACGGCCATCGCGCAGGCCGTCGAGCTCAACACCGGCTCGGCCGGCCCGGTGCAGATGTCGGTGAACATCTCGGCCCGGCAGCTCGGGGAGGCGCGGTTCGCCGACACCGTCCTGTCGCTGCTGCGCGCGGCGGGTCTGGAACCCGGCTTGCTGACACTGGAGCTGACCGAGACCGGCCTGATCACCGACGCGCCCCAGGTCGGCGAGAACGTCCGCGACCTTCACGAGCACGGCGTGCACCTGTCGATCGATGACTTCGGCACCGGCCACGCCAGCTTTGCCTACCTCAACGAGTTCCCCATCGACGAGATCAAGATCGACAAGTCCTACGTCGACGGGCTCGACACCTCACCTGAATCCACCGCGATCGTGGTGAGCTGCATCGAGCTCGCCCACGCCCTCTCGGTCGCCGTTGTGGCGGAGGGCGTGGAGACGCAAGCCCAGCTCTCGTGCCTCACCGAGCTTGGCTGCGACATCGCTCAGGGGTACCTCTACTCCCGTCCTCTGCGCGCAGAGGACCTCGACTCCTGGCTCACCGACCACCGTTGA
- a CDS encoding GGDEF domain-containing protein, whose protein sequence is MTDFEAVFRGASTGFVITAADGTIVDVNDWFATWTGLGREDLLGTSFLRLLPVGDRIVFSTRTAPLLDLAGRVPEIAVTVLGADRVRLPATLGASRVMTDPDVTLYVVVPRRERSFEEMQLISAVHRAEEADARRRSAEEDLERVARHDTLTGLLNRTGMVAALAERFTDLPPGQELGACWIGLDHFRVVVESLGRPAGDDVLKTIARRLGDRFGEGALVGRVGGDKFVVVLREEPLEDHADSILALVAEPMMADDLEIVVSASIGLATGQRVTFPGRAGPARPQPPKPSCSTQAPACTPPRRLVETGGSVRRSSMTSPGSTRSDCSARSVRPSPATSFAWSINPSWISARARSTALRRSSDGTTRIAEPSRRQDSSRWRRRAG, encoded by the coding sequence TTGACGGACTTCGAGGCCGTCTTCCGCGGCGCCTCCACCGGCTTCGTGATCACGGCAGCCGATGGCACGATCGTGGACGTCAACGACTGGTTTGCGACCTGGACGGGCCTGGGTCGCGAGGACTTGCTCGGGACCTCGTTCCTGCGGCTGCTGCCGGTCGGCGACCGCATCGTGTTCTCCACCCGCACCGCTCCCCTGCTCGACCTCGCGGGCCGTGTCCCGGAGATCGCCGTCACCGTCCTCGGCGCCGATCGGGTTCGTCTGCCCGCGACGCTGGGCGCCTCGCGGGTGATGACGGATCCGGACGTGACCCTGTATGTCGTCGTGCCGCGTCGCGAGCGATCGTTCGAGGAGATGCAACTGATCTCTGCCGTGCACCGGGCCGAGGAGGCCGACGCCCGTCGCAGGAGTGCGGAGGAAGATCTTGAGCGCGTCGCGCGCCACGACACCCTGACTGGGCTGCTGAACCGCACTGGGATGGTTGCCGCGCTCGCTGAGCGGTTCACGGACCTCCCGCCCGGGCAGGAGCTGGGAGCCTGCTGGATCGGACTCGATCACTTCCGCGTCGTCGTCGAGAGCCTCGGCCGCCCGGCGGGCGACGATGTGCTCAAGACGATCGCCCGACGGCTCGGCGACCGGTTCGGGGAGGGCGCGCTGGTCGGCCGGGTGGGCGGCGACAAGTTCGTCGTCGTGCTGCGCGAGGAGCCGTTGGAGGACCACGCGGACAGCATCCTCGCGCTCGTCGCCGAACCCATGATGGCCGACGACCTCGAGATCGTCGTGTCCGCCAGCATCGGACTGGCCACCGGGCAACGGGTTACCTTTCCTGGCCGGGCCGGGCCGGCCCGGCCGCAGCCGCCGAAGCCCTCCTGCAGCACGCAGGCACCGGCATGTACGCCGCCAAGGCGGCTGGTCGAAACAGGTGGAAGCGTTCGGCGGTCGTCGATGACGAGTCCGGGCTCGACGAGATCCGACTGCTCGGCGAGATCCGTACGGCCATCGCCGGCGACCAGCTTCGCCTGGAGTATCAACCCCAGCTGGATCTCCGCACGGGCAAGGTCCACGGCTTTGAGGCGCTCGTCCGATGGGACCACCCGGATCGCGGAGCCATCGCGCCGTCAGGATTCATCGAGGTGGCGGAGAAGAGCGGGTTGA
- a CDS encoding alpha/beta fold hydrolase — translation MPTSLEPGLDPHEVLVRNNVTVVGPEDGPVLLLVHGFGCDQSMYSRLLPFLSETDTFRIVMFDHVGAGGSRLDAYDPVEYAALDRYVTDLLEVCEALALKDVTVVAHSVGAMMAIAASVLRPDLLKSMVLLAPSPSYLDDDDAGYVGGMSLVDVEDLLGSLDDNHMAWASAMAPVVMGNPDSPELAGELEGSFCRVDPLVMRTFARVTFTSDIRDLLPAVTVPSLIVQCSNDALAPLSVGEYLHAELAGSELVVLEATGHVPQVSAPAETARVLLSYAAA, via the coding sequence GTGCCAACTTCTCTCGAGCCCGGTCTTGACCCGCACGAAGTACTGGTCCGCAACAACGTGACGGTCGTCGGCCCGGAGGACGGTCCCGTCCTGCTGCTGGTGCACGGCTTCGGGTGCGATCAGAGCATGTACAGCCGTCTCCTGCCGTTCCTGAGCGAGACGGACACCTTCCGGATCGTCATGTTCGACCACGTCGGAGCGGGAGGCTCCAGGCTCGATGCCTACGACCCGGTGGAGTACGCCGCCCTGGACCGGTACGTCACCGATCTGCTCGAGGTCTGTGAGGCGCTCGCGCTCAAGGACGTCACCGTCGTGGCACACAGCGTCGGCGCGATGATGGCGATTGCGGCGTCGGTGCTGCGTCCAGATCTTCTGAAGAGCATGGTGCTGCTGGCACCGTCACCGTCCTATCTGGACGACGATGACGCAGGTTATGTCGGGGGCATGTCGCTCGTCGACGTCGAGGACCTGCTCGGATCGCTTGACGACAACCACATGGCCTGGGCCTCGGCGATGGCGCCGGTCGTGATGGGCAACCCCGACTCGCCCGAGCTCGCCGGCGAGCTGGAGGGCAGCTTCTGCCGGGTCGATCCGCTGGTGATGCGGACGTTCGCCCGGGTCACCTTCACGTCGGACATCCGCGACCTGCTGCCCGCGGTGACCGTCCCGAGCCTGATCGTGCAGTGCTCGAACGACGCCCTGGCTCCCCTGTCCGTCGGCGAGTACCTGCACGCCGAGCTGGCGGGAAGCGAGCTGGTGGTGCTGGAGGCCACCGGCCACGTGCCCCAGGTCAGCGCCCCCGCCGAGACGGCACGAGTCCTGCTCTCGTACGCGGCCGCCTGA